One Phaseolus vulgaris cultivar G19833 chromosome 2, P. vulgaris v2.0, whole genome shotgun sequence DNA window includes the following coding sequences:
- the LOC137810844 gene encoding putative E3 ubiquitin-protein ligase LIN isoform X2, whose protein sequence is MTSLRELLTEEGFYKTTPNLNPLKPKLKLSPQTPEIIINSLPLHICNDRKSLDCSNNSNFDNSTIRNGSWSFHSNTQRVGSVSEIWNSSKSFLSPGSRTVGPPMNEVATRAVVSVLSGYIGRYVKDDHFRKVLRDKCSSYLIRRRNGSGSEDEVLVNMKLGMENIHRLAQDQGTRKEIKMESLRNSIELLTVVASLNSKSKTSREVGSTCGIPNSHISACAQLYLAIVYKLQKNNRICARHLLQVFCDSPFLARTYLLPDLWEHVFLPHLLHLKIWYAEELDALSASTECQDAKEKTMRTLSKVYGKKVDTGTALFALYYKQWLKVGANEPSLPVVPLPSRPSRGSSRKLSSDSFVLHSSINKNLYKEVFGPKQELKSTTLADQNGLLKIRWGPRNDENLYGDEYNRSLLQKQDTVFLGKSSMLIDNSYAELKPGSQRLDYVKCFSCRSMQAESLVDSSNYTSCNASFRNETTVLSSEFVRAITTICSSDILSECEFAIRVISKAWLNSHVDPLIEEAVSQSSVIEAILEVLFASSIDEILELAISVLAELVGRNDAIREIILSWDPQLEIFVRLLSRTGLFLKAAVLLYLLKPQAKQMLSPEWVPLVLRVLEFGDKVLTLFTVQCCPQEAAIYFIDQFLTGFDEDKNLENARQVVSLGGLTFLTKRIEEGEVHHRNNVALIIYSCIHAEGSCRSFLSDNIKKSSLLELIVLSNSKSCSGCAFTVLAELLYLDRTTKILNFLRGLKDGWGGLNTMHILFMYLKRAPPEERPLVAVILLMLDIMEDPFKESFYRAEAIEAIVVALNCQVCNAIIQEQSARALLLLAGHFTYTGESLMERTILHLAGFQENCIEDSSYGKEIVVYDSAPKNEEENEAETWRRTAACVMFESGNHNLLKALSDSSTNGVPSLARASLVTISWMSSYLHLVDDRKFPPMPFSILTPLLLKSLNYDKDVEARVLASYSLLCLAKNSGCVSFLQSLDKDSIKHLQNLSLVTWTANELIEIISKSNLQYKTMKSKAHS, encoded by the exons ATGACTTCCCTGAGAGAGCTTCTAACAGAAGAAGGATTCTACAAAACAACTCCAAACCTCAACCCTTTGAAGCCAAAACTCAAACTCTCACCACAAACACCAGAGATAATAATAAACTCACTCCCTCTACACATTTGCAACGATCGAAAAAGCCTTGATTGCTCCAACAACAGTAACTTCGACAACTCCACGATACGAAATGGGTCTTGGTCTTTTCATTCCAACACTCAAAGGGTTGGTtcagtttctgaaatttggaacAGTTCCAAGTCATTTCTATCACCGGGTTCGAGAACCGTGGGACCTCCCATGAATGAAGTAGCCACCAGGGCAGTGGTTTCTGTCCTCAGTGGCTACATTGGAAGATATGTGAAAGATGATCATTTCAGGAAAGTACTCAGAGACAAGTGCAGTTCTTACTTGATCAGAAGGAGAAACGGTTCTGGGTCAGAAGATGAGGTTCTGGTGAACATGAAACTAGGCATGGAGAATATTCACAGGTTGGCGCAGGATCAAGGGACAAGGAAAGAGATAAAGATGGAAAGCTTAAGAAATTCCATTGAGCTTTTGACCGTAGTTGCTTCATTGAACAGTAAAAGTAAAACATCAAGGGAAGTTGGTTCAACTTGTGGAATACCCAATTCCCATATCTCTGCTTGTGCTCAGCTCTACTTGGCAATCGTTTACAAGCTTCAGAAGAACAACAGGATTTGTGCTAGGCACCTGCTGCAAGTGTTTTGTGATTCTCCATTTTTGGCTAGGACTTACTTGCTTCCTGACCTTTGGGAGCACGTATTCCTTCCTCATCTTCTCCATCTTAAAATTTGGTATGCTGAGGAACTCGATGCACTTTCGGCTTCGACTGAATGTCAGGATGCGAAGGAGAAGACAATGAGGACATTGAGCAAAGTGTATGGGAAAAAAGTGGATACAGGAACTGCTTTGTTTGCTTTGTATTACAAGCAGTGGCTTAAAGTTGGGGCTAATGAGCCTTCTCTTCCTGTTGTTCCATTGCCATCAAGACCAAGTCGCGGATCATCACGAAAATTATCTTCagattcttttgttttgcattCCTCAATCAACAAAAACTT ATACAAGGAGGTATTTGGTCCCAAACAAGAGCTGAAATCTACCACACTGGCTGATCAAAATGGATTGCTGAAAATTAGATGGGGCCCTCGGAATGATGAAAATTTGTATGGAGATGAATACAACCGCAGTTTACTTCAG AAACAAGACACAGTATTCCTTGGAAAATCTTCAATGTTAATTGACAATAGTTATGCTGAATTAAAGCCAGGGTCACAGAGATTGGACTATGTTAAATGCTTTTCTTGCAGGAGTATGCAAGCAGAAAGCTTGGTGGACAGCAGCAACTACACATCCTGCAATGCTTCATTTAGAAACGAAACAACTGTTCTTTCAAGTGAATTTGTTCGAGCTATTACAACTATATGTTCATCAGATATCCTCAGTGAATGTGAATTTGCAATTCGTGTGATTTCCAAAGCTTGGTTGAACTCTCATGTTGACCCTCTAATTGAAGAAGCAGTGTCACAATCTAGTGTAATTGAAGCTATCCTGGAGGTACTGTTTGCCTCAAGTATAGATGAAATTCTAGAATTGGCTATATCAGTTTTAGCAGAACTAGTAGGGAGGAATGATGCAATTAGAGAAATTATACTGAGCTGGGATCCACAACTAGAAATCTTTGTGAGACTTCTAAGTAGGACTGGTCTGTTCCTAAAAGCTGCCGTTCTGCTTTACCTGTTAAAGCCACAAGCAAAACAGATGTTATCACCAGAATGGGTGCCACTTGTACTTCGAGTGTTAGAATTTGGGGACAAAGTTCTAACCCTCTTCACAGTACAATGCTGTCCTCAAGAGGCTGCAATTTACTTTATAGACCAATTTCTTACTGGTTTTGATGAAGATAAGAATTTAGAGAATGCTAGACAGGTTGTTTCTCTTGGAGGATTGACCTTTCTTACGAAAAGAATTGAAGAAGGAGAGGTTCACCACAGAAACAATGTTGCTTTGATTATTTATAGTTGCATTCATGCTGAAGGAAGCTGCCGGAGTTTTCTCTCTGACAATATAAAGAAGAGTTCTTTACTAGAACTCATTGTTCTCAGCAATAGTAAAAGTTGCAGTGGATGTGCCTTTACTGTGCTAGCTGAGTTACTCTATCTTGATAG AACCACCAAGATTTTAAATTTCTTGAGGGGACTTAAAGATGGATGGGGTGGCCTAAACACAATGCACATTCTGTTCATGTACCTTAAGAGGGCCCCACCCGAAGAACGTCCTCTGGTTGCAGTAATATTATTGATGCTTGATATTATG GAAGATCCTTTCAAAGAGAGCTTTTATAGAGCAGAAGCAATTGAGGCAATTGTGGTTGCTTTAAATTGTCAAGTATGTAATGCTATAATACAAGAACAATCAGCAAGAGCTTTACTCTTGTTAGCAGGACACTTTACTTATACAGGAGAATCATTAATGGAGAGAACAATTCTACACCTAGCTGGCTTTCAAGAAAATTGCATAGAAGATTCCTCTTATGGCAAGGAAATTGTTGTTTATGATTCAGCTCCCAAG AATGAAGAGGAGAATGAAGCTGAAACATGGCGAAGAACAGCAGCCTGTGTCATGTTCGAAAGTGGTAACCATAATTTACTAAAGGCACTTTCAGATTCTTCAACCAATGGAGTCCCGAGTTTAGCACGAGCTAGCCTTGTAACAATTTCTTGGATGAGTAGCTACCTTCACTTAGTTGATGATAGAAAGTTCCCACCGATGCCATTCTCAATCCTCACGCCACTGCTGCTAAAATCCTTGAATTATGATAAGGATGTTGAGGCAAGAGTGTTGGCTTCATATTCATTGCTATGCCTTGCAAAAAACTCAG GATGTGTCTCTTTCCTACAATCACTGGATAAAGATTCAATCAAACATCTTCAGAATCTCTCTCTAGTTACGTGGACTGCCAATGAACTAATTGAAATCATCTCCAAAAGCAACTTGCAATACAAAACAATGAAAAGCAAAGCTCATTCTTGA
- the LOC137810844 gene encoding putative E3 ubiquitin-protein ligase LIN isoform X1, whose amino-acid sequence MTSLRELLTEEGFYKTTPNLNPLKPKLKLSPQTPEIIINSLPLHICNDRKSLDCSNNSNFDNSTIRNGSWSFHSNTQRVGSVSEIWNSSKSFLSPGSRTVGPPMNEVATRAVVSVLSGYIGRYVKDDHFRKVLRDKCSSYLIRRRNGSGSEDEVLVNMKLGMENIHRLAQDQGTRKEIKMESLRNSIELLTVVASLNSKSKTSREVGSTCGIPNSHISACAQLYLAIVYKLQKNNRICARHLLQVFCDSPFLARTYLLPDLWEHVFLPHLLHLKIWYAEELDALSASTECQDAKEKTMRTLSKVYGKKVDTGTALFALYYKQWLKVGANEPSLPVVPLPSRPSRGSSRKLSSDSFVLHSSINKNLYKEVFGPKQELKSTTLADQNGLLKIRWGPRNDENLYGDEYNRSLLQKQDTVFLGKSSMLIDNSYAELKPGSQRLDYVKCFSCRSMQAESLVDSSNYTSCNASFRNETTVLSSEFVRAITTICSSDILSECEFAIRVISKAWLNSHVDPLIEEAVSQSSVIEAILEVLFASSIDEILELAISVLAELVGRNDAIREIILSWDPQLEIFVRLLSRTGLFLKAAVLLYLLKPQAKQMLSPEWVPLVLRVLEFGDKVLTLFTVQCCPQEAAIYFIDQFLTGFDEDKNLENARQVVSLGGLTFLTKRIEEGEVHHRNNVALIIYSCIHAEGSCRSFLSDNIKKSSLLELIVLSNSKSCSGCAFTVLAELLYLDRTTKILNFLRGLKDGWGGLNTMHILFMYLKRAPPEERPLVAVILLMLDIMEDPFKESFYRAEAIEAIVVALNCQVCNAIIQEQSARALLLLAGHFTYTGESLMERTILHLAGFQENCIEDSSYGKEIVVYDSAPKNEEENEAETWRRTAACVMFESGNHNLLKALSDSSTNGVPSLARASLVTISWMSSYLHLVDDRKFPPMPFSILTPLLLKSLNYDKDVEARVLASYSLLCLAKNSAGCVSFLQSLDKDSIKHLQNLSLVTWTANELIEIISKSNLQYKTMKSKAHS is encoded by the exons ATGACTTCCCTGAGAGAGCTTCTAACAGAAGAAGGATTCTACAAAACAACTCCAAACCTCAACCCTTTGAAGCCAAAACTCAAACTCTCACCACAAACACCAGAGATAATAATAAACTCACTCCCTCTACACATTTGCAACGATCGAAAAAGCCTTGATTGCTCCAACAACAGTAACTTCGACAACTCCACGATACGAAATGGGTCTTGGTCTTTTCATTCCAACACTCAAAGGGTTGGTtcagtttctgaaatttggaacAGTTCCAAGTCATTTCTATCACCGGGTTCGAGAACCGTGGGACCTCCCATGAATGAAGTAGCCACCAGGGCAGTGGTTTCTGTCCTCAGTGGCTACATTGGAAGATATGTGAAAGATGATCATTTCAGGAAAGTACTCAGAGACAAGTGCAGTTCTTACTTGATCAGAAGGAGAAACGGTTCTGGGTCAGAAGATGAGGTTCTGGTGAACATGAAACTAGGCATGGAGAATATTCACAGGTTGGCGCAGGATCAAGGGACAAGGAAAGAGATAAAGATGGAAAGCTTAAGAAATTCCATTGAGCTTTTGACCGTAGTTGCTTCATTGAACAGTAAAAGTAAAACATCAAGGGAAGTTGGTTCAACTTGTGGAATACCCAATTCCCATATCTCTGCTTGTGCTCAGCTCTACTTGGCAATCGTTTACAAGCTTCAGAAGAACAACAGGATTTGTGCTAGGCACCTGCTGCAAGTGTTTTGTGATTCTCCATTTTTGGCTAGGACTTACTTGCTTCCTGACCTTTGGGAGCACGTATTCCTTCCTCATCTTCTCCATCTTAAAATTTGGTATGCTGAGGAACTCGATGCACTTTCGGCTTCGACTGAATGTCAGGATGCGAAGGAGAAGACAATGAGGACATTGAGCAAAGTGTATGGGAAAAAAGTGGATACAGGAACTGCTTTGTTTGCTTTGTATTACAAGCAGTGGCTTAAAGTTGGGGCTAATGAGCCTTCTCTTCCTGTTGTTCCATTGCCATCAAGACCAAGTCGCGGATCATCACGAAAATTATCTTCagattcttttgttttgcattCCTCAATCAACAAAAACTT ATACAAGGAGGTATTTGGTCCCAAACAAGAGCTGAAATCTACCACACTGGCTGATCAAAATGGATTGCTGAAAATTAGATGGGGCCCTCGGAATGATGAAAATTTGTATGGAGATGAATACAACCGCAGTTTACTTCAG AAACAAGACACAGTATTCCTTGGAAAATCTTCAATGTTAATTGACAATAGTTATGCTGAATTAAAGCCAGGGTCACAGAGATTGGACTATGTTAAATGCTTTTCTTGCAGGAGTATGCAAGCAGAAAGCTTGGTGGACAGCAGCAACTACACATCCTGCAATGCTTCATTTAGAAACGAAACAACTGTTCTTTCAAGTGAATTTGTTCGAGCTATTACAACTATATGTTCATCAGATATCCTCAGTGAATGTGAATTTGCAATTCGTGTGATTTCCAAAGCTTGGTTGAACTCTCATGTTGACCCTCTAATTGAAGAAGCAGTGTCACAATCTAGTGTAATTGAAGCTATCCTGGAGGTACTGTTTGCCTCAAGTATAGATGAAATTCTAGAATTGGCTATATCAGTTTTAGCAGAACTAGTAGGGAGGAATGATGCAATTAGAGAAATTATACTGAGCTGGGATCCACAACTAGAAATCTTTGTGAGACTTCTAAGTAGGACTGGTCTGTTCCTAAAAGCTGCCGTTCTGCTTTACCTGTTAAAGCCACAAGCAAAACAGATGTTATCACCAGAATGGGTGCCACTTGTACTTCGAGTGTTAGAATTTGGGGACAAAGTTCTAACCCTCTTCACAGTACAATGCTGTCCTCAAGAGGCTGCAATTTACTTTATAGACCAATTTCTTACTGGTTTTGATGAAGATAAGAATTTAGAGAATGCTAGACAGGTTGTTTCTCTTGGAGGATTGACCTTTCTTACGAAAAGAATTGAAGAAGGAGAGGTTCACCACAGAAACAATGTTGCTTTGATTATTTATAGTTGCATTCATGCTGAAGGAAGCTGCCGGAGTTTTCTCTCTGACAATATAAAGAAGAGTTCTTTACTAGAACTCATTGTTCTCAGCAATAGTAAAAGTTGCAGTGGATGTGCCTTTACTGTGCTAGCTGAGTTACTCTATCTTGATAG AACCACCAAGATTTTAAATTTCTTGAGGGGACTTAAAGATGGATGGGGTGGCCTAAACACAATGCACATTCTGTTCATGTACCTTAAGAGGGCCCCACCCGAAGAACGTCCTCTGGTTGCAGTAATATTATTGATGCTTGATATTATG GAAGATCCTTTCAAAGAGAGCTTTTATAGAGCAGAAGCAATTGAGGCAATTGTGGTTGCTTTAAATTGTCAAGTATGTAATGCTATAATACAAGAACAATCAGCAAGAGCTTTACTCTTGTTAGCAGGACACTTTACTTATACAGGAGAATCATTAATGGAGAGAACAATTCTACACCTAGCTGGCTTTCAAGAAAATTGCATAGAAGATTCCTCTTATGGCAAGGAAATTGTTGTTTATGATTCAGCTCCCAAG AATGAAGAGGAGAATGAAGCTGAAACATGGCGAAGAACAGCAGCCTGTGTCATGTTCGAAAGTGGTAACCATAATTTACTAAAGGCACTTTCAGATTCTTCAACCAATGGAGTCCCGAGTTTAGCACGAGCTAGCCTTGTAACAATTTCTTGGATGAGTAGCTACCTTCACTTAGTTGATGATAGAAAGTTCCCACCGATGCCATTCTCAATCCTCACGCCACTGCTGCTAAAATCCTTGAATTATGATAAGGATGTTGAGGCAAGAGTGTTGGCTTCATATTCATTGCTATGCCTTGCAAAAAACTCAG CAGGATGTGTCTCTTTCCTACAATCACTGGATAAAGATTCAATCAAACATCTTCAGAATCTCTCTCTAGTTACGTGGACTGCCAATGAACTAATTGAAATCATCTCCAAAAGCAACTTGCAATACAAAACAATGAAAAGCAAAGCTCATTCTTGA